In the genome of Populus alba chromosome 11, ASM523922v2, whole genome shotgun sequence, one region contains:
- the LOC118031455 gene encoding uncharacterized protein: MDLLTGDDWNSQIPAGKLEDKVIFGSDASCLPEHHVHVGSLGSHTVRGKDEEISSVSDISLSSEPHGHVHAPKNFGSKENARTKLSEETVNLGKKPHVDETDYVQGLVSQNKISLQQEVLARKRKAVALKREGKLGEAREELRQAKLLEKSLEVETHEPVGGSHDGSTSASNAPSAQQKDPSAPNLAPKPLSGRDRFKLQQESLSHKRQALKLRREGRVEEAEAEFELAKALEAQLDEMSSANVAEPVDDVVVEDLLDPQLLSALKAIGIEDTSTISQGSERPGPVKVSPTKSESNSQERIQLEERIKAEKVKAVNLKRAGKQAEALDALRRSKLFEKKLNSLA, translated from the coding sequence ATGGATTTGCTGACAGGAGATGATTGGAACAGTCAAATACCAGCTGGAAAACTAGAAGATAAAGTCATTTTTGGTTCTGATGCATCCTGTCTGCCGGAGCATCATGTTCATGTTGGCTCCTTGGGAAGTCACACAGTCAGAGGCAAGGATGAAGAAATCAGTTCTGTTTCAGATATTTCCCTTTCTTCTGAGCCCCATGGTCATGTGCATGCACCCAAAAATTTTGGAAGCAAAGAAAATGCTAGAACCAAACTGAGCGAAGAAACAGTTAATTTAGGCAAGAAACCACATGTAGATGAAACAGATTATGTTCAAGGATTGGTTTCTCAGAACAAAATTTCCCTTCAACAAGAAGTCTTGGCTCGTAAGAGGAAGGCAGTTGCTttaaagagagaaggaaaactgGGAGAAGCTCGAGAGGAACTTCGGCAGGCAAAGCTGTTGGAGAAGAGTCTTGAGGTAGAGACACATGAACCTGTAGGTGGTAGCCATGATGGGTCAACATCTGCGTCAAATGCTCCATCTGCTCAACAAAAGGATCCTAGTGCCCCAAATTTGGCTCCAAAACCATTGTCTGGGCGTGATCGATTTAAATTGCAACAGGAGTCACTGAGTCACAAACGTCAGGCCCTGAAGCTGCGAAGAGAAGGCCGGGTGGAAGAAGCAGAAGCTGAGTTTGAATTGGCCAAGGCTCTCGAAGCCCAGTTGGATGAGATGTCTTCTGCCAACGTAGCAGAACCAGTAGATGATGTAGTTGTTGAAGATCTTCTCGATCCTCAACTTCTATCTGCCTTGAAAGCAATCGGAATTGAAGATACCAGTACAATATCACAAGGTTCAGAGAGACCAGGGCCTGTGAAAGTCAGTCCTACCAAGAGTGAAAGCAATAGCCAGGAAAGAATTCAGTTGGAAGAACGGATCAAGGCAGAGAAGGTAAAGGCAGTAAATTTGAAACGCGCAGGGAAGCAAGCTGAAGCTTTGGATGCTCTCCGACGATCCAAATTGTTTGAAAAGAAACTAAATTCCTTGGCatga